The genomic region GATTTCCGTACGCTCCATAACCATGCTACGATCCAATTTTGTCTCAACAATCCCTTCTGATAAAGGTTTCCAGAAACTGGGCCAACCTGATCCGGAATCATATTTAGTATCCGAAGAGAATAGTTTCGCGCCACACCCAGAGCACTTGTAAATACCCTCTTCATAATGTTTGTTGAATTTACCCGTAAAAGCCATTTCTGTTCCTTTTTCTCGAAGAATTCTGTATTCCTCCGGGGTAAGACAACCTTGCCACTCTTCTTCAGTCTTATTGATCTTTTGGTTCATTTCTTTATTAGTAATTTTTTCATTTTGAGACCACAAAGGAACAATCATCATATAGATAACAAAATAGACGATGCTCCTATTAAGTAATTTATTGATACAAGCCTTCACAACATTGCAGTTCATTTTTCGCACCAAAGATTAATTGCTCTCAGCATATTTGCCAATAACCTTCCAGCTTTGAACCAATTCACCGCTTGTCGAGGTTATGGCACACACCTTACCTGAATTGACACAGCTTGGTCTTACCGCCAAAGGAATACCCTCAGCAATGTATGTTTGCATTGGATTGAGAATGAGATCATCATCCCACAATGTTCCTGTGATTAATGTTCCTTGATCAGTTAGCACTTCTAAAGTTAATAACCAAAAAGTAATAGGGAGTTCTGATATGTTTGATATTCGAACATTACAGAATAGGGTCGGTGAAATAGTGTTGCTGTGGCTTAATAGCTCAAAAGAAAAGTCAACCTCCTGTTCAGATTCAGTGATAGTAGCTAAAGGAAGAGAAGAATCGGAGCACCCACAAAAAACAATTATTGAGAATAGAAAAAGTTTAATGATATTTTGATGCATTTCCATTTATCCAAAAGATTATGGTCGTGTCTTCATTGGTAATCTTTTTTCCACCTCACGACGAAGCTTTGCTTCACGGCCCCCTTTCGCAAATTCTTTGTATGAATAGTGGTCCTTAAAAGCCCCAACACAATTAGACTGGTGGGGTTCAAGTATCTACTCTATTGCACCATATTTTTTTAATATTTTTACTACCTCTTCAATTGAGATCGCTTCAGATCGACCATATTTACTTTCGACGGTTGTTGCCATAAGAATTGAATTTACAATGGCTTCCTCCGTCCCTTCAACAACTGCCTGAAAAAGAGGACTCATGTGCCGGTTATGTACTTCTTGCAGAACAAACTCTAGATCATTACCTCTTGAAATACGACGAACCTTTTGAGATGTCGAAAAAGCAATAGCATAATCTCCGCTTCCATTTGAAGAATATGCGCCTACTCTACCGAAAGCATGTGCTGTCCGCTTCGCCATTCGCTTCAGGTTTCTCGGCGATAATGGTGCGTTCGTAGCAACTACAATCATACATGACCCTTCGTCTTCGATGGTCAAATCTTTCTTGAAGAGAATCTTCCCCATTTCTTTCCCTACGGGTACACCATCAATGGTAAAGAGGCCGCCGAAATTGGATTGGACCAACACTCCTACGGTGTAACCACCTAAAGACTTAGGCAAAACTCTGGATGCGGTTCCTATTCCTCCTTTAAAACCCAGTGCGCGGGTACCGGCGCCCGCCCCAACGGATCCTTCTTCCACAGCCCCGCCAGTAGCATTATTTATGGCAGCAAAAACATGCTGTTTGTTTACATGCCTTCCCAGGATATCATTCAATCCAGAATCATTTGTTTCGCCTACAACAGGATTAACAGATCGAAGTGGCCCAGAGACAGTAATCATATAATCGATAAGAGAATTAGCGACCAAAAATGTGTTAAGGGTGTTGGTGAGAGCAATGGGGGTTTCAATTGTACCCAATTCTTCGATTTGAGTTGTTCCAACCAACTTTCCGAAACCGTTGGTTACATATATTGCACCAGGTACTTTTTCATGAAAAAGATCGCCACCATGCGGTAAAATGACCGTAACACCGGTACGTACACTGTCACCTTTTATAACCGTTGTCTGTCCCACCGTAACACCCTCTACATCGCTGATTGCATTATTTTCACCTGGGGAGAATATTCCAATTTCAACACCTAGATCCCGGGCACGTTTTCGATTTTCAGCTGAAAGATTTACAATACAGCACAGGATCACTAAAAGACAGAGGTCAACCTTAGGCAATTTTCTAATCACCTTTTGAGCCTTCAACGATTTCAATAAACCGACGGGAACCCTCTCTGAGTTTCCGTTCTTGAGTAATAAAGTCAACCTCATACAAGCCAAATTTCATGTCATAACCTTCTGTCCACTCAAAATTATCCATGAGTGACCAGTAGAAATAACCTCGGACGTCATATCCTTCTTGAATTGACCTTGAGACCGCCCGAATGTAACGATCAATGTAAATAGCTCTTCTGTCATCTGTCCCATCTGCGATGCCGTTTTCGGTGATATATATAGGCACCCCCATTTGCGATGCCACCTTAATGGACCGATAGAGAGCTTCCGGATAAATGGGGTAATGCATATCCGTCATTTGTTCATGAGGGTAAAACTCAATGGTGAAGAATTGTTTCAGGTTGAGATGTGAATTGATTCGCTGATGAGAATAATTGTTGAGCCCAATGAAATCCAGTGTACCAACGGCCTTAGGATTTTCATATTCCACTTTTGCCATGGTGGGCATTGAAAAATCGTATGTTCCTGAGATCAAGAAATCCAGAGCCACACTGTTGAAAGCATTGTCCAGTATCCGGGTTACCATCCAATCCAAAGGATTCCAACGGTTGTAAGGATCAAAGGGAAATATGTTTTTCACAATGCCGATTTGTGCCCTAGTTCCACCCTTTTTTGACTTAAGGGCCTTATAAACACGGACATGTCCCTCTAAAAGGTTTTTTAATACTGTCCCGGCTAGTTGAGGATCCATTTTCCCCGGCGGCCAAACTCCATTAAAATATCCCTGGTAGGTGTAAACAGCTGGCTCATTAACGGTGCACCATATGTCTACATGGTCCTTAAGATAGTCAAAAACCTGTTCAGCGAACCTGACGAAATATTCCAGGTTTTCTTCTTTCTCAAAAGCGCCCTTGGCCTCAAACCAAAGCGGATTGGTGAAATGGTGCAGGGTGATTACTGGGGTGATACCCGATTGCTTTAAAGCAATACAAACATCTTTGTAGTGTTCTAAGGCACTGTAGTCAAATTGTCCCTCCTGGGGTTCTATTTTGCTCCATTCAACAGAAAAGCGATACATATCTACTCCCAGGCTTTCGATAAGTCCAATGTCTTCCCTGTAACGGTTCCAATGATCACAGGCCATACCTGATTTATTACCTTTGTGAATTCTTGGGTTACCGTTTTCATCGGGAGTATTCTCCCACTCCGACCAGTTATTTGTGCATCCACCTTCAACTTGGTGTGCTGCCGTTGCCACGCCCCAAACGAACCCTGGCGGAAAACTTAAAGTTTTCGTTTCTTCCTTTTCCCAATCCCACCTTACTTCAGGATGCCTGGCACTCATGGTTATGACATAAATGAGCCACAAACCAATTGGGACAAAAAGGATCAGTTTTTTATCCATAATCCAAAAAAATTACTGTGCAATGATCAATCGTTAGTACGGTTAAATGTCTCAAAGGAGTCTGAGCACAGAAAATTCTACTTTGGAGTGATACCCATGTTGAGGGAGCGAATCTACTTTCTTCAGTCGTGATAACTTCAGGAGAAGCATTCTGAGGCGGTGCCCCACACCCAGCATAATAAATAAAAAGTAAAGTAAAACTAATAGTCACTCTTTTCATCGAAATCCCTCCTCCATAAATACCAGTGGTTAGGATCGATAACCGGTTTTTCCTTAGCTCTAATGAGAACCGGATCTGAACTGAGCTTAATTTTTCGAATCCTGTCCCCGATATTCACCTCAACAGGGAGTTTCATTCCTACTGCTTCTACACTCAAGGCATAACGATTCTCCTTGACCTTTCGCACAACAGCTACTGGAAGGTCTGTGGTATAGAGCATCATATGGATGAAAGGACTCAGATCCTGGCCGGCGCGGCTGCTGAAGTGCATTGTGAAATCCTTTTCCAGTACAAGATTTTGGTAGGTGTATTGAAGGTCTGTGATGAAATCCCTGAGAGCGTGAAAAAAACGTCTATCGCCCATGATGAAACGAAGAGAGTGCATCAGGTATGATCCTTTGCCGTAGATGTCACTTTGGTAAACTTCATCTGTAGTGGCATTCCGTTTGGGAATAATGGACATCACATTTTGGATACCATGTCTCGCAATGGCCATTTTTTTATGATATCCTTCTTCCCCGGCCATTTCCCGGTGATAAAGGGCGTCTGCGTAAGTGCAGATCCCTTCGTGAATCCAGTAATCAGACCAATCAGCGGCATTCATTTTGTTTCCCCACCACTCATGCCCCAACTCGTGAAGAAGAAGCCAGTCAAACGACTCCCCGCCCAGTTCAGTGTAACGGAATTGATTTCCATAAGCGTTGATGGTCTGATGTTCCATTCCTAGATAAGGTGTCTCCACCAGACCGAACTTTTCATAAATGAATGGGTATTCACCAAAATAGTTTTCATGAGAGCTGATCATCTTCATTACCATGTTTAGATGGGGTTCCGCCTTGTTTTTATTTTCTTTCAACACGTAGAAAATGACAGGCATTGACCTTCCTGTGACGGAGATGAACTCTTTCTCAACTTTTTCGAAAGCGCCAATGGTGAAATTGATATTATAGTTGGCAATGGGGTAGCGTGTTTTCCAGTTATAGGTTGAACCCTTATCAGTTTCGAATATATTCAGCAAATTACCGTTAGAAGCCACGGACAATCCTTTTGGAACGGTGACTGAAATTGCCATGCTGTCTGCTCGATCGGATGGATGGTCCTTACATGGAAAGAACATTTTTCCTCCTTCGTTAGCACAAGACATTCCAATCCACGGATTTCCGTCACTGTCTTCTTTCCAGGTAAATCCGCCGTCCCATGGAGGGTTGACGGCTGTTGGAGGATGCCCATCATATTTGATTTGGATCTTACAGAATTTACCCTGGTTATAGGGTGGTATATCTACCCAAAGAGCATCATTTTGGTGATTAAAAGGCACCCGTCGTCCATTTGCCTTGACGTCTCGCACCGTAAATGCATCAACTAGATCAAACTTGAGACTGTCAACCCTCTCAAGAATATTTATATGTGCTGTGGTTGTTCCTTTTAGGAATCGTTTTTCCGGATCGATATGGAAATTGAGATCGTAATAAGTAACATCGTAGGAGGCCTGGTTGGGATGAAGTATTCCGCCGGAGGTGTATCCCTGTGCGCATAAGAAAAAATTGGAATAGAGAAGTGCAGTAATTAAAAGTGAAGAATACTTCACAGGTTGACTACTAATGCAGGATTCTGTCCCCCTTTTCCCGTTTTTGTTTCTTAACCATCTTTTTTACATCGTCAAGAAGCCGTTGAGCGTCGTAAACAATTCCGTCCTTTATGGTGAACTTCACACCCCCTACCCGTTCAACCTCCCCGGTTTGATCATTCAGTCTGACAGCTCCAGTGGCATAGAGTACTTTGAGATTTTCCACAGGGTTTTCATCAACAATCAACATATCCGCCAGCATTCCTGAGCGGATGACTCCAAACTCGATGGGTTTCCCCAACGGTTTATAAAGGGTTTCGGCCCCGTGCATTGTAGCGGAGCGTATTACCTCTAACGGATGAAAACCAGCCTCCTGAAGAAGTTCCAATTCTTCAATGGTACCAAATCCATACAGTTTATAGATAAATCCCGAATCTGAACCTGTAGTAACACGCCCACCCATGTTCTTGTATTCATTTAAAAACATCATCCAGACCCTATAGAAATTTCGCCAAGCCACCTCATCCCAGGTGGTCCAATCAAAAAAGTATGATCCGTGGCTCTCTCTACTGGGTGTGTAAAATTCCCACATTGACGGCAAGGTATATTCATCGTGCCAATCCGCGTTCCTGGCATGCATCACATCACGACCCGCCGCATAGATGGTCATGGTGGGGTCAAGAGTAGTGTCCAAAGCCAGAAATTCTTTCAACAGCGATTTCCACTTTTTACCGTGGGGTTTCACCAGTTTCCACTGCTGGGCTACCTGTCCAAAACGGTACTGCTCATCACTATAATTCATGCCCACAGGCCATGGTTGAACGTCGTTTGTCTCATACATGGATTCGAACAAGCCATAAAAGTGTGTAACTGAGCCGAGCCCCAGACGAGCAGCGTCGATGGCATTCATTTGTGCTACACCAGTTTGTGCCAAGTGCGCCGTGGAACCGAGATTTTGCTTCTTTGCTTCGTCCAGTAATGCAGCCATAACATCCGGAGGGTAGGAGCCAAGTTTCATTCCATCAGCGCCTTTTCTTGCAGCGTAACGGACCCACCTACGTGCCGTCTCGGGAGTATTAACAGAACCATCCTTCCAGTCATCTCCTCCACTTCCAGGACGATGATAAGAGAACATTCTAGGTGCAGTAATTTCATTCTTTTCGCTTCTTCCTTTTTCACTAAGAGAAAGGTCAAATCCGGTAAAAGGAACACCCCGCGTAGTTGTTATTCCATGTCCTAGCCAAAGTTTATACACATATTCAGCTTCTGGTGCCTTAGGTACGCCACCTAGATGCGTGTGTAAATCAACGATTCCGGGCAACACGTACATTCCATGGGCATCTATTTCAAAAGTGGCATCCTTGGGGCGTCGTTCCTCATCAATTTCAATAAAGGGTGTTCCCACACTAGCTACCCGGGTAATTTTATTTCCCTCAACGACGATATCAACTGGACCACGAGGAGGCGCACCAGTACCATCAATTAATGTTCCTCCTCTAATAATTAACTTCTGAAAGGGCCCTTCACCTTCACTACGATCGGGTGCAGGTTCAATAGTTCTACGGTTTTGTGCTGATAGAAACGTTACGGTCAGTATGGTAAAAAGAAGGAATTTTGTAGTTTTCATGTTTTCTCCTTTATTTCAATTTTCTTGCTTATTGCCCCATATAGTCTATGAAAATACCACGGAGGATTGATTTAGACAAAATGGGTAAGAAAATAAGAAAAAGAGAATTAAAGATGCTGTTTGTTGTAGAGATGAAGCCAGCCACCAGAATTGTAAGGCCGTTCATTAATGGCAAATTTTGTCTCAGGCTTAGTCTTTTCTTCTATTAGGTCAGCAACATATTTTCCTAATGCCGGTCCGTGTTTAAAACCGTGTCCTGATCCCGCTCCCACAATCCATTGATGATTAAAGCCAGGAACTTGAGCTACAATCCAATTGCTATCAGATGTGGAGGTGTATTGACATAGACGTCTTTCTTTTACCTTTGCTCCAGAAAGATCTGGAAAACGCTTGGTTAAATAGTCTTTGCACCATTTCAATTGTTCTTTGCTGAGTTCTCTTTCATCTTTGTCAGGATTAAATTCCTTGCCTCGAACATCTGAAGCAAGTTTAAAAGGCCGCCCTTCGCAACCGCCACATCCGTAAAAAGCTTCTTCTATATCTGTATAAGCGGGGACATTGGGTGCATCCCATTCTGGGGGTGATTCAAAGAAAATTACTTCCTGTGTAGTCACTTGAAGGTCCATGCCCAGATCAAAAAGGAGAGGTATCCACGGTCCGCATGCCCACACTACAATATCCCCCCCAACGTCGGTTCCGTTAACCATTACACGGCCTCCAATGTTTTCTGCCCTTCCTTGAATAAAATTCCCTCCCATTTCAGAAAATGCCGAACGTAGAGCATTAACGGATTTTCGTGCTCGTAAAATCCCACCAGTTGGTTCAAAGACGATAAAACTAAGATCATCACCATTAAAACTTGGATAAAGACGTTCCCCCTCGCTGGGATCAATTCGTTCTACTGGAATTCCTTCACTTTCCAATGTTTTTAGGCTTAACGCACCCCACCCATCCTCATCATGGGAAAACCAGGCGACTCCACATTCCACCATTAATTCAGTTGACAACCGATTTTCAAGTTCTTTCCAAAGAGACCTCGCCATCCAGGCTGATCGGGTGTACCATTCATCACCGGCATGAGAAAATCTAATATTTCGTGTGAGTCCATTACTGGTTGTTCGAGAATCGCCCTGATCAAATTGTTCCACTAGAGTAACTCTGTGTCCCCTATCCGCTAGCTCTAATGCTGTAGATGCACCAAATATACCAGCGCCGATAACCGCAATTTTTGAACTCACTATTTATTAATGAAAATGATCTGAAGATTAGCAGCTTCAGTCAATTTTTCTTCTGGGTCTGGGCAAATTGGTACGCTCGTAATATTCGTCATAATACTGATCCATAGCCTTGGGGTATGACCGACCACCCCAGACATAACGTAGAGAATCACCGGTATGACTGTCTATTAACTCATCCTGTGGTTTTTGTACATGCAAAAATACCAATCTACCAAGTCTTAACATTTCTTCATCATTAGGCGTTTTGCCCATAACAGCAATCATAAGATCCATATGTTTTGTTTTCATTTGGTCCATGAGCAAGGATTCAACTTTAGCCTGGAGGCCCCAAACATATTTAGCTTTGGATGCCATTGATAGAAGATTAGCAGTGCGCGGATTATTTTTGTTTTCAAGTGCAATCCTTGCCGCAATAAGGTTTTCGTATTCTACATCTGTAACAAATATTGCCGGTGATTTGTTAATGTAATGAGCTTCGGAAATGTATTCCATTGAATTGGTTATTTCATCCCAGAATTCACGTGCTGTAATTGTACCATCAACAAAATTCCTCAAAACAACAGAACTGGTTGAAGCAGTAAGTTGAGAGTCATCACGTCCTACAGGAATACTGCAATGAATTGTAACAATAGAAGGAATTAATGCAACATAATTAGATTTATTTTCTTTATGCATTTCACGCTGCATCACTTTCCCAACACAAGAAAATCCAAGGATTACAACTTCCTCAAAATTGTTTCTTCGTGATTTAAGAGAAATTCTGAAAACAGTGTTGTTGGTTTCCGCTTTGCGGAAAGAAGTATTTTCACCTGAATAAGGCAACCTATAATACTTTAATGCAGAGTGGACTTGATGTGTAAAAGCTGATTTTCTTTGAGGATTATCTATAAGATCAGATCTTTGAAGACTAGTCTCATCTGGAACTGCGTGTAATGAGGAGAGAATAGCAATTAATAGTATTCGGTTAAGCCTTATAGTAGATGTCCGTTTTAGATTAAATATATTATTCAAAGTTGATTACTTGATTTAATTCCCCTACTTATCCATTGAATTTTCTCAGTGATTGACAAATTAACAACAAAAAGTGAATATACGTGAAGTATGAAATTCCCTATAACAAAACCAAAAAGCGCGCCCGCCATAACATCACCTGGATAATGAACACCTACATAAACCCTGCTGAATCCCACAAGGATTGCAATAAACAATAACCAACGTCTCATTTGGGGGTAGAAAAAACCTGTAACTATAGCAAACGCCATACTGTTAGCTGCGTGGTTGGAAGGAAAAGAATATTTCCCCCCCTTCCCCACAAGCAGTCTTATAGATTCAGACAATTCATGAGAAGGGCGAATTCGACCCACCATCGGTTTGATCATTTGTGCGGCCATCACATCAGATAGAATAAGACAAAAAACGGCTATGAGTAATGCCTTTAATGCCCGCCTCCAGTCATCGCGGAAAAGGTAGATGTAGAAGGCGATTAGAGGTAATACCCAGTTAGATGAATCGGTAATAAAAGGGAAAATAAAATCAAAAAGAGGATTTGCGACACTCCTGTTAAAAAGTTCCAGAAGCATCACATCGGTAGAATTAAGAAATGACAACACTGTAATATTATATCATTATTCTGCCTTGTATTCAATCTTTCCATTAACAATTGTATAAAGAATCTTGGTTCCTAGGATGGCGTCGTCAGAAACGGTCATAATATCCCGGGAAAGGACAGTGAAATCAGCAACTTTACCCACTTTGATGGAACCTTTGAAATGTTCTTCGAAGGCACCATAGGCGGCGTCCAGTGTATAGCTTTTCAATGCTTCACCCCTGGTCATTTTCTGCGACGGTTCATAACCATCGGGTGGGTATCCCTCCAATGTTTTTCTTGTAACTGAAGCGTAAAATGATTCAATGGGACTGATGGGCTCAACGGGAACGTCTGTGCCATTAATAACCACAGCGCCTGATTTAAGTAAATTTCTCCAAACATAGGCACTCTCTTCAATTCTTTTTTTACCCAGACGATCAATAGCCCAAGGTCGATCTGAACTCATATGAATACCTTGAATGGATGCTATAACACCCATATCACTGAATCGTGGAATGTCTTCCGGATCTATATGCTGGGCATGTTCAATTCTAAACCTGTGGTTTTTTTCCGGAACTCTTACGAAAGCGTATTCATACTGATCCAAAACCTCGCGCACCGCTCTGTCACCAATGGCATGAGTGTTAACTTGAAAGCCATACTGAAGACCTTTTTCTGATACCTCACGAACATAACTCAATTCCTGGGTAGACATGCCGGCATGTCCCGGGCGGTCACTGTAATCTGCTAAAAGCCATGCCCCCCTGGAACCGAGGGCACCGTCGGCATTTAGTTTTATAGCCCTAATGGTAAGAAAGTTATTTCCAAGACCAATTTCTGGTCCACTTTGGTACCAATCTTTTAACAAATCAGGGTCACGGCTTGTGAGCATGACATATAAACGAATTTTCATTTTGCCAGAATTCAAGAAACGTTTGTAAGTGTCAATACTGGCTTTTCCTGATCCAGCATCCTGGAAAGAGGTGACACCGTATCGAAGACACTCATCTATTGCGAGTTCAAGAGATCTGTCGCGGTAGGAATCGTTTTCTTCTGGTAAATGTTTGGAGATTAGCCGCTGAGCTACCTCGTTGAATATACCTGTAGGGCTTCCATTCACGTCTCTAATTATCTCACCATCATTTCTTTTTAAAATAATTTCATCACCCAATTCCATTTCAAAGTTAGACCCAGAGGTAATCCCAGCAATTTCCATAGCCTTGGCGTTAGCAAAACCTGCATGCCCGCTGGCATGAGTCAAATAAACAGGATTGTCCGGTGATACGGCACTTAGCTTGTGATGCGTCTGAAAACCTTTCACCATGATTTTTGGTTTAGGTGTCCATTTGCTCTGGTGCCATCCTCTTCCCAATATCCATTCTCCCGGCTCCGTTTCCGACACGGCATCAGCCACCATATCCACCAGTTCATTGTAGTCCTTGATTCCGTTCAGATCGAGTTTCATCTTTGAAGAACCTAGACCCATGATGTGACCATGGGATTCGATAAAACCGGGAATCATCGTTTGGCCTTGAAGATCAATAACTTCAGTGTTAGGACCTATAAGGGGTTCAACAGCGGAATAAAAACCAACAGCTACTATTCGTCCATTTTTCACTGCAACAGCAGACGCTTTGGGATTTCCAGGATCTACAGTATATATTTTTGCGCTTTTGATTACCAGCTCAGCGCTATTATCTCTGGAGCAACCAAAAATGAATAATATCGCAATTATGGTGATGGAATTGAACCTCAATGACTTGAGTTGCATAATTTTTCCTTAACAGTTAATGAAATAGTTTACTAAATGTCGGGTCTACACTAATAAAGATTTTACGTAGAATAAATCTATTGAATAAGGAAGATAACCTGATGAAATCAGCGAAGTAGAACAAGTCTTTTTGAATATTGTGAACCATCAGCCTCCAATGTGTAAATATATATTCCGCTCGCAACAGGATTGTTGCGGCTATCCAAACCATTCCAGACAACCTTGTGTGCACCAGCTGATCTGTTACCCGTTTCCAGTGTTTTCACCAGTTCACCATTAATACTGGATATGAAGAGGTTTACATCACGTCTCGCACCCAGT from Candidatus Neomarinimicrobiota bacterium harbors:
- the msrB gene encoding peptide-methionine (R)-S-oxide reductase MsrB; its protein translation is MNQKINKTEEEWQGCLTPEEYRILREKGTEMAFTGKFNKHYEEGIYKCSGCGAKLFSSDTKYDSGSGWPSFWKPLSEGIVETKLDRSMVMERTEILCAKCGGHLGHLFEDGPNPTGLRYCLNSISLDFDSKEKKN
- a CDS encoding S58 family peptidase — encoded protein: MRLTLLLKNGNSERVPVGLLKSLKAQKVIRKLPKVDLCLLVILCCIVNLSAENRKRARDLGVEIGIFSPGENNAISDVEGVTVGQTTVIKGDSVRTGVTVILPHGGDLFHEKVPGAIYVTNGFGKLVGTTQIEELGTIETPIALTNTLNTFLVANSLIDYMITVSGPLRSVNPVVGETNDSGLNDILGRHVNKQHVFAAINNATGGAVEEGSVGAGAGTRALGFKGGIGTASRVLPKSLGGYTVGVLVQSNFGGLFTIDGVPVGKEMGKILFKKDLTIEDEGSCMIVVATNAPLSPRNLKRMAKRTAHAFGRVGAYSSNGSGDYAIAFSTSQKVRRISRGNDLEFVLQEVHNRHMSPLFQAVVEGTEEAIVNSILMATTVESKYGRSEAISIEEVVKILKKYGAIE
- a CDS encoding glycoside hydrolase family 1 protein — encoded protein: MDKKLILFVPIGLWLIYVITMSARHPEVRWDWEKEETKTLSFPPGFVWGVATAAHQVEGGCTNNWSEWENTPDENGNPRIHKGNKSGMACDHWNRYREDIGLIESLGVDMYRFSVEWSKIEPQEGQFDYSALEHYKDVCIALKQSGITPVITLHHFTNPLWFEAKGAFEKEENLEYFVRFAEQVFDYLKDHVDIWCTVNEPAVYTYQGYFNGVWPPGKMDPQLAGTVLKNLLEGHVRVYKALKSKKGGTRAQIGIVKNIFPFDPYNRWNPLDWMVTRILDNAFNSVALDFLISGTYDFSMPTMAKVEYENPKAVGTLDFIGLNNYSHQRINSHLNLKQFFTIEFYPHEQMTDMHYPIYPEALYRSIKVASQMGVPIYITENGIADGTDDRRAIYIDRYIRAVSRSIQEGYDVRGYFYWSLMDNFEWTEGYDMKFGLYEVDFITQERKLREGSRRFIEIVEGSKGD
- a CDS encoding M1 family peptidase, translated to MSSQPVKYSSLLITALLYSNFFLCAQGYTSGGILHPNQASYDVTYYDLNFHIDPEKRFLKGTTTAHINILERVDSLKFDLVDAFTVRDVKANGRRVPFNHQNDALWVDIPPYNQGKFCKIQIKYDGHPPTAVNPPWDGGFTWKEDSDGNPWIGMSCANEGGKMFFPCKDHPSDRADSMAISVTVPKGLSVASNGNLLNIFETDKGSTYNWKTRYPIANYNINFTIGAFEKVEKEFISVTGRSMPVIFYVLKENKNKAEPHLNMVMKMISSHENYFGEYPFIYEKFGLVETPYLGMEHQTINAYGNQFRYTELGGESFDWLLLHELGHEWWGNKMNAADWSDYWIHEGICTYADALYHREMAGEEGYHKKMAIARHGIQNVMSIIPKRNATTDEVYQSDIYGKGSYLMHSLRFIMGDRRFFHALRDFITDLQYTYQNLVLEKDFTMHFSSRAGQDLSPFIHMMLYTTDLPVAVVRKVKENRYALSVEAVGMKLPVEVNIGDRIRKIKLSSDPVLIRAKEKPVIDPNHWYLWRRDFDEKSDY
- a CDS encoding amidohydrolase; protein product: MKTTKFLLFTILTVTFLSAQNRRTIEPAPDRSEGEGPFQKLIIRGGTLIDGTGAPPRGPVDIVVEGNKITRVASVGTPFIEIDEERRPKDATFEIDAHGMYVLPGIVDLHTHLGGVPKAPEAEYVYKLWLGHGITTTRGVPFTGFDLSLSEKGRSEKNEITAPRMFSYHRPGSGGDDWKDGSVNTPETARRWVRYAARKGADGMKLGSYPPDVMAALLDEAKKQNLGSTAHLAQTGVAQMNAIDAARLGLGSVTHFYGLFESMYETNDVQPWPVGMNYSDEQYRFGQVAQQWKLVKPHGKKWKSLLKEFLALDTTLDPTMTIYAAGRDVMHARNADWHDEYTLPSMWEFYTPSRESHGSYFFDWTTWDEVAWRNFYRVWMMFLNEYKNMGGRVTTGSDSGFIYKLYGFGTIEELELLQEAGFHPLEVIRSATMHGAETLYKPLGKPIEFGVIRSGMLADMLIVDENPVENLKVLYATGAVRLNDQTGEVERVGGVKFTIKDGIVYDAQRLLDDVKKMVKKQKREKGDRILH
- a CDS encoding FAD-binding oxidoreductase, producing the protein MVSSKIAVIGAGIFGASTALELADRGHRVTLVEQFDQGDSRTTSNGLTRNIRFSHAGDEWYTRSAWMARSLWKELENRLSTELMVECGVAWFSHDEDGWGALSLKTLESEGIPVERIDPSEGERLYPSFNGDDLSFIVFEPTGGILRARKSVNALRSAFSEMGGNFIQGRAENIGGRVMVNGTDVGGDIVVWACGPWIPLLFDLGMDLQVTTQEVIFFESPPEWDAPNVPAYTDIEEAFYGCGGCEGRPFKLASDVRGKEFNPDKDERELSKEQLKWCKDYLTKRFPDLSGAKVKERRLCQYTSTSDSNWIVAQVPGFNHQWIVGAGSGHGFKHGPALGKYVADLIEEKTKPETKFAINERPYNSGGWLHLYNKQHL
- a CDS encoding phosphatase PAP2 family protein, with protein sequence MLLELFNRSVANPLFDFIFPFITDSSNWVLPLIAFYIYLFRDDWRRALKALLIAVFCLILSDVMAAQMIKPMVGRIRPSHELSESIRLLVGKGGKYSFPSNHAANSMAFAIVTGFFYPQMRRWLLFIAILVGFSRVYVGVHYPGDVMAGALFGFVIGNFILHVYSLFVVNLSITEKIQWISRGIKSSNQL
- a CDS encoding amidohydrolase, with the translated sequence MQLKSLRFNSITIIAILFIFGCSRDNSAELVIKSAKIYTVDPGNPKASAVAVKNGRIVAVGFYSAVEPLIGPNTEVIDLQGQTMIPGFIESHGHIMGLGSSKMKLDLNGIKDYNELVDMVADAVSETEPGEWILGRGWHQSKWTPKPKIMVKGFQTHHKLSAVSPDNPVYLTHASGHAGFANAKAMEIAGITSGSNFEMELGDEIILKRNDGEIIRDVNGSPTGIFNEVAQRLISKHLPEENDSYRDRSLELAIDECLRYGVTSFQDAGSGKASIDTYKRFLNSGKMKIRLYVMLTSRDPDLLKDWYQSGPEIGLGNNFLTIRAIKLNADGALGSRGAWLLADYSDRPGHAGMSTQELSYVREVSEKGLQYGFQVNTHAIGDRAVREVLDQYEYAFVRVPEKNHRFRIEHAQHIDPEDIPRFSDMGVIASIQGIHMSSDRPWAIDRLGKKRIEESAYVWRNLLKSGAVVINGTDVPVEPISPIESFYASVTRKTLEGYPPDGYEPSQKMTRGEALKSYTLDAAYGAFEEHFKGSIKVGKVADFTVLSRDIMTVSDDAILGTKILYTIVNGKIEYKAE